A window from Lagopus muta isolate bLagMut1 chromosome 5, bLagMut1 primary, whole genome shotgun sequence encodes these proteins:
- the FAM183A gene encoding protein FAM183A, with product MAARGGEKEPPDAVHLNRLLCERVRKELRCQRLHTEHSINPLRRVHTVTQKPMSWHDNIEEPADAKFLNIIHQAALEPTKKYSEPQTESQEIGWNTTPLIDTDRTDRRLFFPRRRTEITEQMAATGHLKK from the exons ATGGCCGCTCGCGGCGGGGAAAAGGAGCCGCCGGACGCCGTGCACCTGAACCGGCTGCTGTGCGAGCGCGTGCGCAAGGAGCTGCGCTGCCAGCGGCTGCACACCGAGCACAGCATCAACCCGTTGAGGCGCG TTCATACGGTCACTCAGAAGCCCATGTCTTGGCACGACAACATCGAGGAACCTGCGGATG CCAAGTTTCTGAATATTATTCATCAAGCAGCGCTGGAGCCAACGAAGAAATATTCAGAGCCACAAACAGAGAGCCAGGAAATAGGCTGGAACACAACGCCTCTG ATTGACACGGACCGCACTGATCGCAGACTCTTCTTCCCACGCCGGAGAACTGAGATCACTGAACAAATGGCTGCCACGGGGCACCTGAAGAAGTAG
- the PIF1 gene encoding ATP-dependent DNA helicase PIF1: protein MGDAELRCTAVVERPLPGGAGPLRRVLRGALVLLGRDELRQPVLRVAGGGGEAAAFSFALGGDAVRLFTRFVGEGRAAVRVGPGGAQVLLSDCPPDALRRFFRLLKLKLAAGPRGAPRQPRLLGRPPPAFSVISPLQERDLRRDPERDRSGGERPAEVLRAERRPPARLSVEQEAVLGAVRSGKSVFFTGCAGTGKSFLLKKIVGSLPPNSTYATASTGVAACHIGGTTLHAFAGIGSGKAPLEQCIQLAERPGVRQHWLACQRLIIDEISMVDGKFFDKLEAVARAVRKRDEPFGGIQLIICGDFLQLPPVCKANEETTFCFQAKSWRKCIHVNMELTEVRRQTDKTFISLLSAVRLGRCTEEVISLLTQTATNRSERDGILATRLCTHNDDVELTNERRLRQLSGDLHAFEALDSDPMLVKLIDTQCPVGGRVELKVGAQVMLAKNLDVSQGLVNGARGVVVGFETEQKGLPKVRFLCGVTRVIKLERWLFKGPSGIHLSRQQLPLKLAWAISIHKSQGMSLDSVEISLSRVFESGQAYVALSRARSLAGLRVLDFDPKVVRADPTVLQFYRQLKRHQLQTQDSLRTHPDADEKENWKCS from the exons ATGGGGGACGCGGAGCTGCGCTGCACCGCCGTCGTGGAGCGGCCGCTGCCGGGGGGTGCGGGCCCTTTGCGCCGCGTGCTGCGGGGCGCATTGGTGCTGCTGGGCCGCGACGAGCTGCGGCAGCCGGTGCTGCGCGTGGCCGGCGGCGGGGGAGAGGCGGCGGCTTTCAGCTTCGCGCTGGGAGGCGACGCCGTGCGGCTTTTCACGCGTTTCGTGGGGGAGGGCCGCGCGGCGGTGCGGGTGGGCCCGGGCGGCGCCCAGGTGCTGCTCTCCGACTGCCCACCCGACGCCCTGCGCCGCTTCTTCCGCCTCCTGAAGCTCAAGTTGGCCGCCGGGCCGCGGGGTGCGCCGCGCCAGCCCCGGCTGCTGGGTCGCCCACCGCCCGCCTTCTCCGTTATCAGCCCGCTGCAGGAGCGCGACCTGCGGCGTGACCCTGAGCGGGACCGGagcggcggggagcggccggCGGAG GTGCTCCGTGCAGAGAGGCGGCCTCCTGCCCGGCTGTCAGtggagcaggaggcagtgctgggtgctgtgcgCAGCGGGAAGAGTGTTTTCTTCACTGGCTGTGCAG GGACTGGGAAGTCATTCCTGCTGAAGAAGATCGTGGGCTCCCTCCCTCCAAACAGCACCTATGCTACAGCCAGCACTGGAGTGGCAGCTTGCCACATTGGTGGCACCACACTCCATGCCTTCGCAG GTATAGGCTCTGGGAAGGCTCCGCTGGAACAGTGCATCCAGCTGGCAGAGAGACCTGGGGTGCGGCAGCACTGGCTGGCCTGCCAGCGCTTAATCATCGATGAGATCTCCATGGTGGATGGCAAGTTTTTTGACAAGCTGGAGGCAGTGGCAAG agcaGTGAGAAAACGAGATGAGCCTTTTGGAGGAATTCAGCTCATCATCTGTGGGGACTTCTTGCAGCTGCCCCCAGTTTGCAAGGCTAATGAAGAAACCACATTCTGCTTCCAG GCAAAAAGCTGGAGGAAATGCATCCACGTAAACATGGAGCTGACGGAAGTGCGAAGACAGACCGATAAGACCTTCATTTCGCTGCTGAGTGCAGTTCGTTTAGGCAG GTGCACAGAGGAGGTTATCAGTCTGCTGACACAGACAGCTACTAACAGATCTGAGCGCGATGGGATCCTGGCTACACGGCTCTGCACCCACAACGATGATGTAGAACTGACTAACGAAAGACGCTTGCGACAGCTTTCAG gAGATTTGCACGCTTTTGAGGCTTTGGACAGTGACCCGATGCTAGTGAAGTTAATTGATACTCAGTGTCCTGTGGGTGGTAGAGTTGAGCTAAAGGTTGGAGCTCAG GTGATGCTAGCTAAGAATCTGGATGTGTCTCAAGGGCTGGTGAATGGAGCACGAGGAGTTGTTGTAGGATTTGAAACTGAACAGAAGG GGCTGCCCAAGGTGAGGTTTCTCTGTGGAGTCACTCGAGTTATCAAATTGGAGAGGTGGCTCTTCAAAGGGCCATCAGGAATTCATCTGAGTCGCCAACAGTTGCCCCTAAAATTGGCATGGGCCATTTCCATTCACAAGAGCCAG GGCATGTCTTTAGATTCTGTGGAAATTTCCCTGTCTCGTGTCTTTGAAAGTGGGCAGGCCTATGTAGCCCTTTCCCGAGCCCGCAGCCTTGCAGGTCTCCGTGTTCTGGATTTTGACCCAAAAGTAGTGAGAGCTGATCCTACAGTGCTGCAGTTCTATAGACAGCTGAAACGTCACCAACTTCAAACCCAG GATTCACTGCGCACCCACCCAGACGCTGATGAGAAAGAGAACTGGAAGTGCAGCTGA